The Halalkalicoccus tibetensis genome contains the following window.
TCTAGGGGCCCGAACGGGATCATGTTGAACGCCGCCAGCAGGAGGTTGATCCCGACGCCGTAGAGTCCGAGCCGGAAGACGAAGTCGGCGGGGACGAACAGCAGCGGCGCGAACAACAGCGCCAGCGCGAGGTTCGTCACGGGGCCGGCGACGGCGATCAGGCCGTTCTCGCGTTTCGTGATCCGGCCGCGGTGGTAGACTGCGCCGGGGGCGGCGAAGATGAAGCCGGCCATCGCGCTGACGATCGCGAGCCCGAGCATGCTGTAGTCGGCCTTGAACGCCGCCTGCTGGCCGAACTCGATGGCGACGACCTTGTGGGCCAGCTCGTGGAGCAGGAACCCCACCCCGGCGGTGAGCATGCTGATCAGGAGCAGCGACGCGAAATCGCCGCGCGCGACGCCCGCCGCCCCGCCCGCGAAGAACAGCGCGAAGGCGACCCCAAGCGCGACCCACGCGATCAGCAGGTCCCGGAGCTCCTGGCTCCCGAACCGGATCGAACCGATCGTCGCGCCGCTCATGCCAGCACCCCCCAGATCAGCTCGGCGCTGTTTCTCGCCCCCTCGATCATGAGGTCGCCGACCGCGCCGACCCCGCCGATGTCGCTCGCGAGCCACGGCAGGACGACCAGCGGGAACAACACGGTGGCGATGACGCTGCCGATGTTGGTCGCGGCGACGACCGCGATCAGACGGAACAGCGGAACCTCGAGCATCCGCCTGAAGAGGTCGAGGATCGCGCTCTCGTCGTCCGAAAGGATCTCGTTCAGCGTCCCGATGTCGGCGACGTTGACCGCCTGATAGCGCAGCTCGACGTAGCCCGCGAACCAGCCCGGCGCCAGCAGCGGGTTGACGCTGGTCATCCAGGCGATCGCGCCGCCGACGGTCGCGCTCGGCCAGTGGGCGCCCGCGAGCTTCGCCATCGTGAACGCGAAGACGCCGTTGAAGAGGAACCACGCCGCGAACACCCGCAGCAGGAAGTCGTTCTGCGCGCCGGCCATCGCCAACAGGAAGAAGAAGCCGAGGAAGGCCAGCGCGATCAGGTAGCCCACGACCTTGTAGATCGAGAAGCGCCGCCCCGACTGGGTGCCGACGAGCGACTCCATCGGCGGCAGGCCCGCGGGGTCCTCGAGATGGCGCTCGATCCCCTGGCGGTGGCCCGCGCCGACGACCGCGACCACGTCGAAGCCCTGCTCGCGCAAGGAAAGCAGTTTGTGGGCGATGTAGGCGTCGCGCTCGTCGATCAGCGCCTCCGCGCCGCCCGGCGAGAAGCGGCGGAACTCCGCCATCATCGCCGTGACGACGTCGGCGTCGGTCAGCTCCTCCATGTCGATCTCCTCCTCCTCGGAGCCGTAGCCGAACATCCCCATGAACAGCCCGCCGACGAGCTTGAACTTCTCGATCAGCGTCATCCGGGCCCAGAAGCGCTGGATCGTCGTCTGGATCTCCCGGTCGACCAGCGCGACCCCCAGCCCGATCTCCTCGGCGGTCTCGACGGCGGCGTGCATGTCCGCGCCGGGCTCGATGTCGAAGCGCTCGCCCAGGCGGGTCTGGACGTACGAGAGCATCCAGTAAGCGAGGAACTGGAAGACGGTGTTTCCGCGCAGGAGGTCGCCCGCGTCGAGGTCGTCGGGGAGCTCGCCCTTCATCTGGCGGTAGCGACCCTCGTCGAGCTCGACGGCGACGACGTCGGGGCGCTCGCGTTCGATCGTTTCCTCGACCTCGGCGACGCTGTCGGCGGAGATGTGGGCGGTGCCCACGAGGCGGATCGAGCCCTCGCCCGCCTCGCGTGACACCTGCCGGTCGGTCATCACCACCCCTTGTGGGGCCCGGTTTTTATACTGTCGGTTGTCCGCCCATGGGTCGGACCACCCCATCGGTGGCTTCGTCGGCACGGCCGGTTCGGGCATATCCGTCGGAGCAGGGCGGATAACGTCAAACAGTCGAAATGTAGGGCCGCACGAGAGAGGCAGATTCATGCGCGTTCGTGAGAATGGGCCAGTAGAACCATGGTTTCGCCAGGGGAGCTGCGGATGTTGCTGGAGTTGACCGAGGGAGAGGGGGAGTTCACGCCGGAGACGGGGACCGGCGGGGCGGTCGAGTACCCGAGGGCGGCACAGCTGCTCGACGACCGCGACGAGCAGGTCGTCGACGTGCTCGAACGCTACGGCACGCGGGGCGTGCTCGCGGGCGAGTTCGTCTCGAAGGTCTACAGCTGCCCGGAGTGTTCGACCCAGGGCATGCAGTACACGACCGCCTGCCCGAGCTGCGAGTCGGCCCACGCCGTCGAGACGACCGTCGCCGAGCACCGCGCCTGCGGGCTCACGGTCCCCGAATCGGAGTTCCGGCACGACGGCGAGCTCGTCTGTCCCGAATGCGAGACGACGGTCGGCTCCGAGGAGCTCGACCGCGACGAGCGCTACGTCTGTAAGGAGTGCGACGAGCAGTTCACCGAGCCCGACCATCGGCTGTGGTGTCGGGAGTGTCTGTACATGTTCCCGCCCCAGGAGACGATCGAGCGGGCGCTCTATCGCTACCGGCTGACCGACGACGGCCGCGAGTGGATCGAGCACCACCGCAGGGCCCGGGAGGCGGCCGCCGACACCCTCGAGGAACGCCGGTTCGAGGTGAGCATCGACGCGGCCGTCGAGGGCGAGGGCCGGAGCTACCCGGTCCACGTCTTCGCCGAGGACCAGCTGCTGGGCGAGCGCCGGATCGTCGCGCTGGCCGAGCGCCCGACCGACGAGGATATCGAGGAGTTCAGCGAGCTCGCCCGCCGGGTCGACGCCCACCCGATCGTCGTCACCACGACGGGGGCCGTCTCCGAGGAGGTCGCGGAGCGGGCGAACACCTCGGAGCTCACGCTGCTGTCGGCCCGCTCGGACGGCACCCTCGACAGCGACTTCGACGTCGGCCGGACCGCCACCCGGAACCGCTCGCTGTTCCAGCGCTTCACCTCGGCGGTGGACGTCCCGGCCTGGAAGAGCCAGTAGCTACCGCCCGCCGTTCTCGCCGTCGAGCGCCTCCTCGCGCAGGCGCTCGCCGCGCTCGCTCCCGACCGTGAGATCGGGCACCGAGGTCGGGTGCCGATCGTCGTCGATCGCGACGTAGACGAAGTACGACTCGGTGGTCTTTTCGGCCTCCCCGGTCCGGAGGTCCTCGCGATACGTCCGCAGACGGACCTTCACGCTGGTCTTCCCGGCCTCGTAGACGTACGCCTCGATCAGCGCGACGTCGCCGACCTCGATCGGGCGCTCGAAGTCGACCCCGTTGATGTGGGCCGTGACACAGGACTCGCCGGCGAAGCGCATCGCGCTCATCGCGCCGATCTCGTCCATCCACTTCAGGACGTTGCCCCCGTGGGCGGTCTGGAGGCTGTTCGCGTGGTTGGGCTGGACCATCTCCCGGTTCTCGATGAAGGTCTCGAGCAGATCCATACGCCGGCTTGCGCGGGTGGGTAGATGAGCCTGCTGTCTCGTCCGAGGGTCACGCTTATCGGCGTCCCCGACCTCCGATCGGCCATGGGCCTCGACGTCGAAATCCCCGATCCCCCCGAGCTCGACGCAGATGATCCCGCGGAGTACGACGACGTCGACGCGGTCGGCGTCGAGGACTACCGCCGCGAGGAGCTAGAGGGCTTCCTCGCCGACGGCGCGTGGGCCGACGCCTTCGAGGAGTGGGCCGCCCACACCGAGCTCACCGAGGAGGAGTACGCGGTCGCCCGTGACCTCGATCTCCTCGATGAGTTCGACTTCTTCTGGGACGACTTCGCCGACCGCGTGGGCTATCACGCCCCCGGCCTCCCGGAGGACTGGCGCGAGCGCGAGCTCCATCCCGAGCTCGACTCCTGGAGCACCGTCTCCGCGATCAACGCCTCGCTCACCGAGCTCGGCCAGATCGCGAGCGACGTGCTCAAGGAGGAGTACGTCGACTGGGAGGCCGAGTACGAGGCGCCCGACGACCTCCCCGACTTCTGAACGCCGGCTACTCGCGGGGAACGGCGAGGTTCCGGACCGGCTCGCCGCAGTCGGGACAGCTCCCAAGGTGGTCGTCGCTCACCGTGCGCGCCTGACAGGCCACACACTCGTAGTACGATCCGGTCGGGCTGTAGGGGTCCCCTTGATGCATGGTCGTCGGTAATCGCGTGCTACTGGATAACGCTTGTCCTGATATACGACCGAATCGATTGAAGTATATTAGGCACTACTAGCGACGACGGCGAACGTTTCTGGACGTTCGTCCGAAAAACCGACCTCGAAGCCGGCCGCGACGAGCTGTTCGGTGGCGGCCGCGAGGTCGTAGCGTTCCTCGGTCGGCGGGCCGTCCTCGCCCGCACCGGCGGCCGACCAGTCGACGACGACGAACCGGCCGCCCGAGGCGAGCACCCGCCGGACCTCCGCCAGCGCCGCCTCGCTGTAGAACTCGTGGTAGGTCATCGTCGTCACCGCGGCGTCGCACTCGTCGTCCTCGAAGGGGAGATCGGCCACGTCCGCGGTCACGGGCGTGACGTTCGCCGGGAGTCCCTTCTCGCGATAGATCTCGTGCATCTCGGCCTGGAGGTCGACCGCGTGGACGCGATCGGCGAAGGGCGCGACGTCGTCGGTGTAGAAGCCGGTCCCGCTGCCCAGATCGACGACGGTCTCGGTGCCGTCGAGCGCGAGCAGCCCAAGCAGCTCCTCGCGCGAGCAGTAGCGATAGCGCGAGGGGTCCTCGAGGCTCGTGGCGCGCTCGACCGGGTAGGTATGAAAGCCCATGATCTCGGGAGGTGTCCCCGGGACTTAGCTCCCGCGCGGGCAGGACGTGCCGATTCCGTGGTTCATATAGGCACCAACCCCTACGTGACTGTCATGCTCGAACTCGCTCCGCTCGCGGACCCGTTCCCGCGGGGGATCGCCCATTACCTGATCGGCGGGCTGTTCATCGGCCTGGGGGTCGCGACGATCTACCTCGGCACCGGCATCATCGCCGGCGCGAGCACGTTCCTCGAATCCACCC
Protein-coding sequences here:
- a CDS encoding metalloprotease is translated as MSGATIGSIRFGSQELRDLLIAWVALGVAFALFFAGGAAGVARGDFASLLLISMLTAGVGFLLHELAHKVVAIEFGQQAAFKADYSMLGLAIVSAMAGFIFAAPGAVYHRGRITKRENGLIAVAGPVTNLALALLFAPLLFVPADFVFRLGLYGVGINLLLAAFNMIPFGPLDGKTVLAWNLPVFLLTFGVSVGLALGAAAFLFL
- a CDS encoding TraB/GumN family protein; the encoded protein is MTDRQVSREAGEGSIRLVGTAHISADSVAEVEETIERERPDVVAVELDEGRYRQMKGELPDDLDAGDLLRGNTVFQFLAYWMLSYVQTRLGERFDIEPGADMHAAVETAEEIGLGVALVDREIQTTIQRFWARMTLIEKFKLVGGLFMGMFGYGSEEEEIDMEELTDADVVTAMMAEFRRFSPGGAEALIDERDAYIAHKLLSLREQGFDVVAVVGAGHRQGIERHLEDPAGLPPMESLVGTQSGRRFSIYKVVGYLIALAFLGFFFLLAMAGAQNDFLLRVFAAWFLFNGVFAFTMAKLAGAHWPSATVGGAIAWMTSVNPLLAPGWFAGYVELRYQAVNVADIGTLNEILSDDESAILDLFRRMLEVPLFRLIAVVAATNIGSVIATVLFPLVVLPWLASDIGGVGAVGDLMIEGARNSAELIWGVLA
- a CDS encoding acyl-CoA thioesterase: MDLLETFIENREMVQPNHANSLQTAHGGNVLKWMDEIGAMSAMRFAGESCVTAHINGVDFERPIEVGDVALIEAYVYEAGKTSVKVRLRTYREDLRTGEAEKTTESYFVYVAIDDDRHPTSVPDLTVGSERGERLREEALDGENGGR
- a CDS encoding rubrerythrin-like domain-containing protein, whose protein sequence is MHQGDPYSPTGSYYECVACQARTVSDDHLGSCPDCGEPVRNLAVPRE
- a CDS encoding class I SAM-dependent methyltransferase, which translates into the protein MGFHTYPVERATSLEDPSRYRYCSREELLGLLALDGTETVVDLGSGTGFYTDDVAPFADRVHAVDLQAEMHEIYREKGLPANVTPVTADVADLPFEDDECDAAVTTMTYHEFYSEAALAEVRRVLASGGRFVVVDWSAAGAGEDGPPTEERYDLAAATEQLVAAGFEVGFSDERPETFAVVASSA